One Struthio camelus isolate bStrCam1 chromosome 10, bStrCam1.hap1, whole genome shotgun sequence genomic region harbors:
- the LOC138068424 gene encoding maestro heat-like repeat-containing protein family member 2B isoform X1 codes for MDEEGETAAAAPCAPVPAGPSRPPLGGGAAPGSPHSGSHWLCWCLCGVPSLSPPFWCQGVHAPSLRALGQLMATLLQAEPAPVCFKDMVQVLRRWLTSAHACERERALQVCVQLLGAYEERCEHRRGHACEQFGSLVGLLGPLTCDASATSRWWAATCLGRLLQIGAPAKTTDVAPWPNEIRCLRERLNTISSESLLVTSANTAKLVCKYFPPAQATDFTSTILESLLCGRPVCAWAAGQWMLTFLGECREQISQRAAFFSICLWLLSVAGCWP; via the exons ATGGATGAGGAAGGGGAGACAGCGGCAGCTGCTCCGTGCGCACCGGTACCCGCTGGCCCTTCTCGGCCGCCCCTCGGTGGGGgtgcagctccaggctccccGCATTCTGGCAGCCACTGGCTGTGTTGGTGTCTGTGTGGGGTGCCCAGCCTCAGTCCCCCTTTCTGGTGTCAGGGTGTGCATGCGCCGTCCCTGCGAGCACTGGGCCAACTCATGGCAacccttctccaggcagagccAGCCCCTGTCTGCTTCAAGGACATGGTGCAG GTCCTGCGGCGCTGGCTCACCTCGGCCCACGCATGCGAGcgggagagggccctgcaggtctgcGTCCAGCTGCTGGGTGCTTATGAAGAGCGATGCGagcacagg cgaggCCATGCGTGCGAGCAGTTCGGCTCCCTGGTGGGACTGCTGGGGCCTTTGACGTGCGATGCGTCAGCCACGTCCCGCTGGTGGGCAGCGACCTGCCTCGGCCGCCTGCTCcaaataggag ctccagccaagACCACAGACGTGGCGCCCTGGCCCAACGAGATCAGGTGCCTGCGTGAGAGGCTCAACACCATCAGCTCGGAGTCTCTGCTCGTGACCTCCGCCAACACTGCGAAG cttgtttgcaaatatttccccccagcccaggccacAGACTTCACGAGTACCATTTTGGAGAGCTTGCtgtgtggcaggcctgtgtgtgcgtgGGCCGCTGGGCAGTGGATGCTCACCTTTCTGGGGGAGTGCAGAGAGCAAATCTCCCAGAGAGCGGcgtttttttccatttgcctgtGGCTGCTCTCTGTTGCTGGCTGTTGGCCCTGA
- the LOC138068534 gene encoding maestro heat-like repeat-containing protein family member 1: MVPRPVPAPREEAGAVVAAVSPHASGGRGAAAPQLLQALPSTIHGAVGAKWAAEIPLLLQHLAGTTASSLHVAEWESLLLKFLQPSLELIENEAWTVGLSQELSRQLSSSPRLSWEKCFLYKALGTALAACGCLSHVQEQTQKYLKEANYLELWEAQGMISVVSRCAESHFQLALSSVKAFMGTLKHQKQSNLVRTRAARAALMVVYSRMALRAPREQLLAHVRRDIVGNVLWLYQEGCQVGARGAGQSHPGDTSSGLASPFLCAPLPSQLCRRCSPCSPGPGSAGVFLSGSQGS, translated from the exons ATGGTGCCAAGGCCAGTGCCGGcaccccgggaggaggcaggagct gtggtggcggcggtgtctCCGCACGCGAGCGGTGGCCGTggagcggcggccccgcagctgctgcaggcgctccccagcacgatccatggagccgtgggagcaaagtgggccgcagagatccccctgctgctgcagcacctggcag gaacaaccgcaagctccctgcacgtggccgagtgggagagccttctgcttaag TTCCTGCAACCATCGCTGGAGCTCATTGAGAATGAGGCCTGGACTGTGGGcctgagccaggagctgagccggcagctgagcagctctccccgcctgtcctgggagaag tgcttcctgtacaaggctcttggcacagccctggcagctTGTGGGTGCCTCAGCCACGTGCAAGAGCAGACACAGAAATATCTAAAAGAAGCCAACTACCTGGAGCTGTGGGAGGCACAG ggaatgatttcagttgtgtcccgctgtgccgagagccacttccagctggccttgtcctcgGTGAAGGCGTTCATGGGCACTTTGAAACACCAGAAG CAGAGCAACTTGGTGAGGACCCGCGCTGCTCGTGCTGCGCTCATGGTGGTCTACAGCAGGATGGCACTGCGcgcccccagggagcagctgctggcccatgTCAGGAGAGACATCGTAGGGAACGTCCTGTGGCTCTACCAAGAGGGCTGCCAGGTGGGTGCTCGGGGCGCAGGGCAAAGCCACCCAGGTGACACCAGCTCCGGCCTTGCCTCGCCCTTCCTGTGCGCGCCTCTCCCGTCGCAGCTGTGCCGGCGCTGCTCGCCCtgctcccctgggccagggtccgCAGGGGTCTTTCTGTCCGGCAGCCAGGGCAGCTGA
- the LOC138068424 gene encoding maestro heat-like repeat-containing protein family member 2B isoform X2 has product MDEEGETAAAAPCAPGVHAPSLRALGQLMATLLQAEPAPVCFKDMVQVLRRWLTSAHACERERALQVCVQLLGAYEERCEHRRGHACEQFGSLVGLLGPLTCDASATSRWWAATCLGRLLQIGAPAKTTDVAPWPNEIRCLRERLNTISSESLLVTSANTAKLVCKYFPPAQATDFTSTILESLLCGRPVCAWAAGQWMLTFLGECREQISQRAAFFSICLWLLSVAGCWP; this is encoded by the exons ATGGATGAGGAAGGGGAGACAGCGGCAGCTGCTCCGTGCGCACCG GGTGTGCATGCGCCGTCCCTGCGAGCACTGGGCCAACTCATGGCAacccttctccaggcagagccAGCCCCTGTCTGCTTCAAGGACATGGTGCAG GTCCTGCGGCGCTGGCTCACCTCGGCCCACGCATGCGAGcgggagagggccctgcaggtctgcGTCCAGCTGCTGGGTGCTTATGAAGAGCGATGCGagcacagg cgaggCCATGCGTGCGAGCAGTTCGGCTCCCTGGTGGGACTGCTGGGGCCTTTGACGTGCGATGCGTCAGCCACGTCCCGCTGGTGGGCAGCGACCTGCCTCGGCCGCCTGCTCcaaataggag ctccagccaagACCACAGACGTGGCGCCCTGGCCCAACGAGATCAGGTGCCTGCGTGAGAGGCTCAACACCATCAGCTCGGAGTCTCTGCTCGTGACCTCCGCCAACACTGCGAAG cttgtttgcaaatatttccccccagcccaggccacAGACTTCACGAGTACCATTTTGGAGAGCTTGCtgtgtggcaggcctgtgtgtgcgtgGGCCGCTGGGCAGTGGATGCTCACCTTTCTGGGGGAGTGCAGAGAGCAAATCTCCCAGAGAGCGGcgtttttttccatttgcctgtGGCTGCTCTCTGTTGCTGGCTGTTGGCCCTGA
- the LOC138068426 gene encoding protein maestro-like produces MAMRGVGNMASGAPTKLRRHRAAVMEVLCRGLEDAASTEVAAECLLALTKVLGRLKTRAMGSALEDISRSTRAFLGAEEEVLRFSAFALYGTLASSALGRRSFFSREVEEAFPSLVLHLRGPAPAVSSACKVALHQCAPFLGSKRVQQRIAAGAGLSVAELQDKVCGHLAQDCPALLETLCSTARSCCMGSYQAPQAEAITVLGILLDMAPAERLQRWDLAFLWGAFANLVKSL; encoded by the exons ATGGCCATGAGAGGCGTGGGCAACATGGCCAGTGGAGCACCCACAAAG ctgcggaggcacagggcggccgtgatggaggtgctgtgcaggggcctggaggacgCGGCCAGCACGGAGGTGGCTGCCGAGTGCCTGCTGGCACTGACGAAGGTACTGGGGCGGCTGAAGACGAGGGCCATGGGCTCGGCCTTGGAAGACATCTCCAGGTCCACCCGGGCGTTCCTGGGGGCG gaggaagaggtccTGCGCTTCTCAGCCTTTGCCCTCTACGGCACCCTGGCCTCGTCTGCCTTGGGGAGGAGGtcctttttcagcagagaagtggagGAGGCATTTCCCAGCCTCGTGCTGCACCTccggggcccagccccagccgtcTCCAGT GCGTGCAAGGTCGCTCTGCACCAGTGTGCCCCGTTTCTGGGGTCAAAGAGGGTGCAGCAACGCATCGCTGCAGGTGCCGGGCTGAGCGTGGCTGAGCTGCAGGACAAGGTCTGCGGTCACCTG GCCCAagactgccccgcgctgctggagacgctctgcagcacagcccggagctgctgcatggggagCTACCAGGCACCGCAGGCGGAAGCCATCACCGTCCTGG GCATCCTCCTGGACATGGCGCCAGCTGAGCGGCTCCAGCGGTGGGACCTGGCGTTCTTGTGGGGAG CCTTTGCCAACCTGGTGAAATCGCTGTGA